The Demetria terragena DSM 11295 sequence TGGGGTCTGCGTGCGGGTCGATGCGCCCGGGGACTGTCATTTGGGGCAGCGTAGGCGGTTGTCCGGTCGGGTGGGCGCATTCTGCAGTGTTCGGCGCACGCTGCATCGGTGTGCTCGAGGTCGGTCGGAAGACCTGAGAGGATCTGACCATGTCAGAAGTGATGGTCGCGCGGATCGGCAAGGCGCACGGGCTCAAGGGCGAGGTCACCGTGCAGTTGCACACGGACTCACCGAAGGAGCGATTCATCGAGGGCGCATCTTTTGCAACCGAGCCCGCAGGGCGGGGGCCGCTCACCATTCGAGCAGCCAGGATGCACAACGCGATCCAGTTGTTGGCGTTCGATGGCGTGTCCGACCGTACGGCCGCTGAAGGACTGCGCGGCGTTCGGCTGCTCGCCGAGACTGACGACTCTGAGGACGACGCGTGGTACGCCGAGGACCTGATCGGAATGTCGGTCGTGGACACTGCCGGTGCGGAGGTGGGACGCATCGCTGAGGTTGTCTCCCGGCCAGCACAGGACCTGCTCACCATCACCAAGTCTGGTGGCGGGACGGCGTATGTGCCGTTTGTCGACGAGATGGTGCCCGAGGTTGACCTCGACTCCGGACGTGTGGTCATCGATCCACCGCCGGGTCTCTTGGACCTGGAGGGCTGATGCGCCTCGACGTCATCACCATCTTCCCCGAATACCTTGCACCACTTGACCTTTCGCTGATCGGCAAGGCTCGTCGTGACGGGTTGATCGACCTCGTGACACACAACCTGCGCGACTTTGCCCACGACCGTCATCACACCGTTGACGACACCCCGTACGGCGGGGGAGCGGGCATGGTGATGAAGCCGCAGCCGTGGAGTGAGGCACTGGATCACATAGCGGCACAGGGAAATTCGCGCCCGACCCTGATCATTCCCGGGCCTGGCGGGGAACGATTCACCCAGACGACAGCGCGCGAGTTCGCCCAGCGCGAGTGGCTGGTCTTTGGCTGTGGCCGTTATGAGGGCATCGACGAGCGCGTCTATGACCACGCGGCAGCCGCCTATGACGTGCGGGTCGTGTCGTTGGGTGACTACGTGCTCAACGGTGGCGAGGTCGCGGTCCTGGCAATGGTCGAGGCGATTGCGCGTCTGCTCCCTGGAGTGATCGGCAATGCTGAGTCATTGGTCGAGGAGTCCCACGAGGACGGACTGCTGGAGTATCCCGTCTACACCAAACCCGCTGACTGGCAAGGACGTTCGGTGCCGGCTGTGCTGTTGTCTGGCGACCACGGGCGGATTGCTTCGTGGCGGCATCAGCAGCGTCTTGAGCGGACTGCTGTTCGCCGCCCTGATCTCTTGCACGCTTCAGGGGCCTTAGCGATCGATGACCTTGACCATGCCGAGTGGCGCCCGGCGACTGTTGGTGATGTCGGCGAGTTACTTACCTTGACCCACGCCTGCTGGCTGCGCGAGGTGATCAACAACGAGATGTTCGACATTCCTGCCGCGCACGAGACCTATGACTCGCTGGCGGCCTCGCTGAACGAGTGGGATACCTACGTGCTGCGCTCGCATGGCCGACTCGTGGGGTCACTTCGACTCCAGTCCGAGGGTGACACCTGCCATGTCGGACGGGTCATGGTGGCGCCTGATCTTCGTGGTCGTGGCGTGGGCCGCTGGCTGATTGCCCAGGCCACAGCGCTCGCGCCAGACGGAGTGGCGGCCCTGGAGCTGGTCACTGGCGCGCGCAGCGAAGGAAACATCCGGTTGTACAAGAAGGCGGGGTATCGCCCGGTTCCGAGCGATATCGAAGGCACCGTGCGGATGCGGAAGCGGGCTCGCTAGTCCCGCCCGCGACGGAACCGTTAAGCGTCCCGCTGCGTCGGACGTGTCATGAATCGGTGGCGCGCGCTCAATCCATCGCTTCGTGGTGCCCTCGTCATGGTGATGGTCGGCATGCTGGTCGTTGCCGGGGGCTGGTGGTTTGACTCCCGCAACCGTGCAGAGGCTGGGCCGATCGATGTCGCCGCGGAGCTGCACGGTGATCAGCGCGCACACGTCAACTTTGAACTGCCCAACGGGTCGGTGCAGGTCTCGATCGACGCTGGCGAGACCACCGCCGACGATGAGGTTCGTGCTCCGCGTGGCGGGCGCTTGGTACACGCGTCCTGGAAGGGCCAGCGGCCCATCCCAAATGCGACGGCGACGGCCCCGGCGGCGAACAGCGATTCATCGATCAAACTCCGCCTGCGCGTTGGCGGCGATAAGTTCACGCTCGATGACAATCTCGACCTGCAGCGTGAGGAGCCGAATGCAGCAACCGACCAGTCGGCGCTTTTTGCGGTGTCGACACCCAACCGTCACCTGGTGGTTGAAGTGGAGTTTGCCGGAGAATCTCAGTCTGTCGACGTGGCTACCGGCGAGCGGACGCTAGGCGCCTTCGCGCCGTACTACCGGCAGGACCTAGGTGCGCGCATCGGTTTGCATATGGGGAGCGCACCGATACGGCAGCGTTCTCATGATCTGTTGTGGACCTCAACGTGGAAAGTTGGCCTCTATCGAGTGCCTTACCTCGAGGGGCATGGTTGGGCTAAACCTGGACGGGAGTGGGTCACCCTCACCGATTCCACGCTGTCGGTTGGTCGGGTCTACTCGGACAACAAGAATCAGTTGAGGTATCAGGCGAAGTTCATCGAACCTGCGCGGGTTTCGGTCGCCGTTGATGGCGGGCGTGAGGTTCGCACGCCGAAGGCTGTGGCCGAACCGGTCGCGTTTTCCGACGCTGGTCTATCGATTACCTCGGGCGCATATGACGTCGCCCGTGGCCGTGCCCTCGTGTTTCGGCTGGCGGCCCCGGCAAGGATTCAGGCCGAGTCGTACGGTTCAGGGGCCGAAGAGGACCGCGGGGAGTTCAGGCCCGGAACTGTGACTGTGGCTGCGACGGCGCACGCGCCGGCCGTTTTAGAGCCTGGAGCAGATCGATGAAGAGTCCGGTGCGCTGCCCATGGTGGGCCGCTCTCGTGGTGGTCGCTCTGGTGGGTGCGTCTCTGGTCGCCATCTTCTGGGAGCCAGGCCCGGAGCCCTCGCCTGGGACGATCGTTGATGGAAAGGTGTCGGCGGCGTCGAGCCGCAGCGTGGGATATGAGCAGACGGAGGTTAACCGATGGTATGCGCAGATGCCGTACGGCAGGTTGAATCTCACCTCCACAGTCGGACGAGCGGTCCAGGTCGGTGCCGCTGAGCACCTCGCTGATGGCGACGCGCGTTGGGTGGAAGTCGAGTGGGATCCCGACGTCCTTAGCCGAGGGGCCACCCCGATCTGGCCAGGGGCGAACTTGTCCGAGCGTCAAGAGCCCTCCTCCCGATTAGTGCTTGTCGCAGGCGGGCGTCGACATGTCGTTGTTGAGCGACTGTTGTC is a genomic window containing:
- the rimM gene encoding ribosome maturation factor RimM (Essential for efficient processing of 16S rRNA) yields the protein MSEVMVARIGKAHGLKGEVTVQLHTDSPKERFIEGASFATEPAGRGPLTIRAARMHNAIQLLAFDGVSDRTAAEGLRGVRLLAETDDSEDDAWYAEDLIGMSVVDTAGAEVGRIAEVVSRPAQDLLTITKSGGGTAYVPFVDEMVPEVDLDSGRVVIDPPPGLLDLEG
- the trmD gene encoding tRNA (guanosine(37)-N1)-methyltransferase TrmD: MRLDVITIFPEYLAPLDLSLIGKARRDGLIDLVTHNLRDFAHDRHHTVDDTPYGGGAGMVMKPQPWSEALDHIAAQGNSRPTLIIPGPGGERFTQTTAREFAQREWLVFGCGRYEGIDERVYDHAAAAYDVRVVSLGDYVLNGGEVAVLAMVEAIARLLPGVIGNAESLVEESHEDGLLEYPVYTKPADWQGRSVPAVLLSGDHGRIASWRHQQRLERTAVRRPDLLHASGALAIDDLDHAEWRPATVGDVGELLTLTHACWLREVINNEMFDIPAAHETYDSLAASLNEWDTYVLRSHGRLVGSLRLQSEGDTCHVGRVMVAPDLRGRGVGRWLIAQATALAPDGVAALELVTGARSEGNIRLYKKAGYRPVPSDIEGTVRMRKRAR